The following are from one region of the Hyphomicrobium album genome:
- a CDS encoding outer membrane protein: MDNPRASRRLALLIAAVVALAIAAPAQADGWQPGEYGRWVPGTPMTDGQNVSDWSGIYVGGKLGGIWSDVHWEQDLSGFNTGGAVPPGTQTNFGPSSFAGGVITGGNLQMGNWIFGAEFSFSGTGLSESVASPFFPATDTFTTDIDWLMTVEGRIGYAWDRVMVFGKGGWAGGNATLTMATTRVAGGLVATDEEFVDGWTIGGGIEYAAWPSVILGVEYDYTYLSLSTSPDCPLCAAGIPITAPGQVSGGANINAVMARASYLFKPED; the protein is encoded by the coding sequence ATGGACAACCCGCGCGCATCGCGCCGCCTGGCGCTGCTGATCGCCGCTGTCGTGGCGCTCGCTATCGCGGCGCCGGCGCAGGCGGACGGATGGCAGCCGGGCGAGTACGGCCGGTGGGTACCCGGCACGCCCATGACCGATGGGCAGAACGTCAGCGACTGGAGCGGCATTTACGTCGGCGGCAAGCTCGGCGGCATCTGGAGCGACGTGCACTGGGAACAGGATCTCAGCGGCTTCAATACGGGCGGCGCGGTGCCTCCCGGCACGCAGACGAATTTTGGCCCGAGCAGTTTCGCCGGCGGCGTCATCACCGGCGGCAACCTGCAGATGGGCAATTGGATATTCGGCGCCGAGTTCTCGTTCTCGGGAACCGGCCTGTCGGAATCGGTCGCGAGCCCGTTCTTTCCCGCAACCGACACGTTCACCACCGACATCGACTGGCTGATGACGGTCGAGGGCCGCATTGGCTACGCGTGGGATCGCGTGATGGTGTTCGGCAAGGGCGGCTGGGCCGGCGGCAATGCTACGTTGACAATGGCGACCACGCGTGTGGCGGGCGGCCTGGTCGCGACGGACGAGGAGTTCGTCGACGGCTGGACGATCGGCGGCGGCATCGAGTACGCGGCCTGGCCGAGCGTCATCCTCGGCGTCGAGTACGACTACACCTACTTGAGCCTCAGCACCTCGCCGGATTGCCCGCTGTGCGCTGCAGGCATTCCGATCACCGCGCCCGGCCAGGTGTCTGGCGGCGCCAACATCAACGCGGTGATGGCGCGCGCGAGCTACCTGTTCAAGCCCGAGGACTGA
- the purB gene encoding adenylosuccinate lyase — MIPRYSRPEMTSIWDPETRFRIWFEIEAHAASAMAELGVIPHHAAKKIWDKGRNAKFDIARIDAIERETKHDVIAFLTHLAEIVGPEARFVHQGMTSSDVLDTCLNVQLVRAADLLIIDLDHLLAALKRRAFEHKTTPTIGRSHGIHAEPVTFGLKLAYAYAEFDRAKQRIVAARREVATCALSGAVGTFANIDPRVEVYVAEKMGLEPEPISTQVIPRDRHAMYFATLAVVASSIERLATEIRHLQRTEVLEAEEFFSAGQKGSSAMPHKRNPVLSENLTGLARMVRAYSIPAMENVALWHERDISHSSVERMIGPDATVTLDFALARLTGVIDKLVVYPENMQKNLDKLGGLHNSQRVLLALTQAGASREDAYALVQRNAMKTWEQGKDFLAELKADKDVTAKLKPAELEAMFDLGYHFKQVDTIFKRVFGKA, encoded by the coding sequence ATGATTCCGCGCTACAGCCGTCCCGAGATGACTTCGATCTGGGACCCCGAAACGCGGTTCCGCATCTGGTTCGAGATCGAGGCGCACGCCGCCTCCGCCATGGCCGAGCTCGGCGTCATCCCGCATCACGCGGCGAAAAAGATCTGGGACAAGGGCCGCAACGCCAAGTTCGACATCGCCCGCATCGACGCCATCGAGCGCGAGACCAAGCACGACGTCATCGCTTTCCTCACTCACCTCGCCGAGATCGTCGGCCCCGAGGCGCGCTTCGTGCACCAGGGCATGACGTCCTCCGACGTGCTCGATACCTGCCTCAACGTGCAACTCGTGCGCGCCGCCGACCTTTTGATCATTGATCTGGATCACTTGCTGGCCGCGCTGAAGCGCCGCGCCTTCGAGCACAAGACGACGCCGACCATCGGCCGCAGCCACGGCATCCACGCCGAACCGGTGACCTTCGGCTTGAAGCTCGCCTACGCCTATGCCGAGTTCGACCGCGCCAAGCAGCGGATCGTCGCGGCACGCAGGGAGGTGGCAACCTGTGCGCTATCGGGCGCCGTCGGCACCTTCGCCAACATCGACCCGCGCGTCGAAGTTTATGTCGCCGAGAAGATGGGCCTCGAGCCGGAGCCGATCTCGACGCAGGTCATCCCCCGCGACCGGCACGCGATGTATTTCGCCACGCTGGCCGTCGTCGCCTCGTCGATCGAGCGCCTCGCCACCGAGATCCGCCACCTGCAGCGCACCGAGGTGTTGGAAGCGGAGGAGTTCTTCTCCGCCGGCCAGAAGGGCTCCTCGGCCATGCCGCACAAGCGCAATCCCGTATTGAGCGAGAACCTCACCGGCCTTGCCCGCATGGTCCGCGCCTATTCGATCCCGGCGATGGAGAATGTCGCCCTCTGGCACGAGCGCGACATCTCGCACTCCTCGGTGGAGCGCATGATCGGGCCGGACGCCACCGTCACGCTCGACTTCGCGCTGGCGCGCCTCACGGGCGTCATCGACAAGCTCGTCGTCTATCCCGAGAACATGCAGAAGAACCTCGACAAGCTCGGCGGCCTGCATAATTCACAGCGCGTGCTGCTTGCGCTCACCCAGGCCGGCGCCTCGCGCGAGGACGCCTACGCGCTGGTGCAGCGAAACGCCATGAAGACTTGGGAACAGGGCAAGGACTTCCTCGCCGAGCTCAAGGCCGACAAGGACGTGACGGCGAAGCTGAAGCCGGCCGAGCTCGAGGCTATGTTCGACCTCGGCTACCACTTCAAGCAGGTCGACACGATCTTCAAGCGCGTGTTCGGCAAGGCCTAG
- the purQ gene encoding phosphoribosylformylglycinamidine synthase subunit PurQ, whose protein sequence is MLRASVVVFPGSNCDRDVQVALEKITGFPVKMVWHGDASVPASDLIVLPGGFSYGDYLRCGAMAAHSPIMRDVIAKAKAGTPVLGICNGFQVLCESGLLPGVLMRNASLKFICRDVTLRVDNVETIVTKCYRKGEVVRLPIAHAEGNYFADKETLDRLEGEGRVVFRYADAAGEATPEANPNGAQRNIAGICDASGRIVGLMPHPERLFELSLGGADGRRMFESALLSAIETTV, encoded by the coding sequence ATGCTGCGCGCCTCCGTCGTCGTCTTCCCCGGCTCCAACTGCGACCGCGACGTGCAGGTCGCGCTGGAGAAGATCACGGGCTTCCCGGTGAAGATGGTCTGGCACGGCGACGCCAGCGTGCCGGCCTCCGATCTCATCGTCCTGCCGGGCGGCTTCTCCTACGGCGACTACCTGCGCTGCGGCGCCATGGCGGCGCACTCGCCGATCATGCGCGACGTGATTGCCAAGGCCAAAGCCGGCACGCCCGTACTCGGCATCTGCAACGGCTTCCAGGTGCTGTGCGAGTCGGGCCTCCTGCCGGGCGTCCTGATGCGTAACGCGTCGCTGAAATTCATCTGCCGCGACGTCACCCTGCGCGTCGACAACGTCGAGACCATCGTCACCAAGTGCTACCGCAAGGGCGAGGTCGTGCGCCTGCCGATCGCCCACGCCGAGGGCAACTACTTCGCCGACAAGGAGACGCTCGATCGCCTGGAGGGTGAAGGCCGCGTCGTGTTTCGCTATGCCGATGCGGCCGGCGAGGCGACGCCGGAGGCCAATCCCAACGGCGCCCAGCGCAACATCGCCGGCATCTGCGACGCGAGCGGCCGGATTGTCGGGCTGATGCCGCATCCCGAGCGCCTGTTCGAGCTGTCGCTGGGCGGCGCCGACGGCCGCCGCATGTTCGAGAGCGCGCTGCTCAGCGCGATCGAAACCACCGTCTGA
- a CDS encoding RBBP9/YdeN family alpha/beta hydrolase, with the protein MKAADADILIVPGWLDSGPDHWQSRWERNLKSAARVVQEDWHAPQKDAWVANIVAAVDAATRPAVLVAHSLGVIAVAYATSKLAAGRVAGAFLVAPADVDNAQSWPENEGHTWPQDSFGFAPVPLAPLGFPALVLTAADDPYCSQARAQEFARAWGANFVDVGQAGHIADQSGHGPWPDGLLRFGKFLGELKG; encoded by the coding sequence ATGAAAGCTGCAGACGCCGACATTCTCATCGTCCCCGGCTGGCTCGACTCCGGTCCCGATCACTGGCAGTCCCGCTGGGAGCGCAATCTGAAATCCGCGGCGCGGGTCGTGCAGGAGGATTGGCACGCGCCGCAAAAGGATGCGTGGGTCGCCAACATCGTCGCTGCGGTGGACGCCGCCACCCGACCGGCGGTGCTCGTCGCGCACAGTCTGGGTGTGATCGCCGTCGCCTACGCCACGTCGAAGCTGGCCGCGGGCCGCGTTGCCGGAGCCTTCCTCGTCGCGCCGGCCGACGTGGACAATGCGCAGAGCTGGCCGGAGAATGAGGGGCACACCTGGCCGCAGGACAGCTTTGGCTTCGCGCCGGTGCCACTCGCCCCCTTGGGTTTCCCCGCGCTGGTGCTTACGGCGGCGGACGACCCCTATTGCTCCCAGGCGCGGGCGCAGGAGTTTGCCCGCGCCTGGGGAGCGAATTTTGTGGATGTAGGGCAGGCCGGCCACATAGCCGACCAATCCGGTCACGGGCCGTGGCCCGACGGGCTCCTGCGCTTCGGCAAGTTCCTCGGCGAACTCAAGGGCTAG
- a CDS encoding ABC transporter ATP-binding protein, translated as MNTPLLSLQGITACYGNITALHGVSLDVPAGQIVTLIGANGAGKSTLMMTIFGNPRARDGRIHFDGRDITDMPTHEIARLGLAQSPEGRRIFGRMTVEENLRMGAEFAGNRDYERELAHVTAIFPRLRERLHQRGGTLSGGEQQMLAIGRAIMSRPKLLLLDEPSLGLAPLVVKQIFEVIADLNAREGLTVFLVEQNAFHALRLAHRAYVMVNGAITLSGTGQELLASPEVRAAYLEGGRH; from the coding sequence ATGAACACTCCATTGCTCTCGCTGCAGGGGATCACCGCCTGCTATGGCAACATCACCGCCCTGCACGGCGTGAGCCTCGACGTCCCTGCCGGCCAGATCGTGACGCTCATCGGCGCCAACGGCGCCGGCAAGTCGACGCTGATGATGACCATCTTCGGCAACCCGCGCGCGCGCGACGGCCGCATCCATTTCGACGGCCGCGACATCACCGATATGCCGACGCACGAGATCGCCCGCCTCGGTCTCGCCCAGTCGCCCGAGGGACGCCGCATCTTCGGGCGCATGACGGTGGAGGAGAACCTGCGCATGGGCGCCGAGTTCGCCGGCAACCGCGACTACGAGCGCGAGCTCGCGCACGTGACCGCGATCTTCCCGCGCCTGCGCGAACGCCTGCACCAGCGCGGCGGAACGCTCTCGGGTGGCGAGCAACAGATGCTGGCTATCGGCCGGGCGATCATGAGCCGGCCGAAGCTGCTGCTTCTGGACGAGCCCTCGCTCGGGCTGGCGCCGCTGGTGGTGAAGCAGATTTTCGAGGTGATCGCCGACCTCAATGCGCGCGAGGGCCTCACCGTGTTCCTCGTCGAGCAAAATGCCTTCCACGCCCTGCGCCTTGCCCACCGCGCCTATGTCATGGTCAATGGCGCGATCACGCTGAGTGGCACCGGGCAAGAGCTTCTGGCGAGCCCCGAGGTACGCGCCGCGTACCTCGAAGGCGGGCGGCACTAG
- the purC gene encoding phosphoribosylaminoimidazolesuccinocarboxamide synthase, whose product MNRRRRIYEGKAKVLYEGPEPGTLIQHFKDDATAFNAKKHALIEGKGVLNNRISEYIFLRLGEIGVPTHFMRRLNMREQLIREVEIVPLEVVVRNVAAGSLATRLGLEEGAQLPRSIIEFYYKDDALNDPMVSEEHITAFGWATPQEIDEIMQMALRINDFLVGLFLGIGIRLVDFKVEFGRLWENDVMRIVLADEISPDCCRLWDIATSDKLDKDRFRRDLGGLLEAYQEVARRLGVFTGNRPAKGTGPILVASNPTANGKPN is encoded by the coding sequence ATGAACAGGCGGCGGCGCATCTACGAGGGCAAGGCCAAGGTGCTGTACGAAGGCCCGGAGCCGGGCACGCTCATCCAGCATTTCAAGGATGACGCGACCGCGTTCAACGCCAAGAAGCACGCGCTCATCGAGGGCAAGGGCGTGCTCAACAACCGCATCTCCGAATACATCTTCTTGCGGCTCGGCGAGATCGGCGTTCCGACGCACTTCATGCGCCGCCTCAACATGCGCGAGCAGCTGATCCGCGAGGTCGAGATCGTCCCGCTCGAGGTCGTCGTGCGCAACGTTGCCGCCGGCTCGCTGGCGACGCGCCTCGGCCTCGAAGAAGGCGCGCAACTGCCGCGTTCGATCATCGAGTTCTACTACAAGGACGACGCGCTAAACGATCCGATGGTCTCGGAAGAGCACATCACCGCGTTCGGCTGGGCTACGCCCCAGGAGATCGACGAGATCATGCAGATGGCGCTACGCATCAACGACTTCCTCGTCGGCCTCTTCCTCGGCATCGGCATCCGCCTCGTCGACTTCAAGGTCGAGTTCGGCCGCCTGTGGGAGAACGACGTAATGCGCATCGTGCTCGCCGACGAGATCAGCCCCGATTGCTGCCGTCTGTGGGACATCGCGACATCAGACAAGCTCGACAAGGATCGCTTCCGTCGGGATCTCGGCGGTCTGCTCGAAGCCTATCAGGAGGTCGCGCGCCGGCTCGGCGTGTTCACCGGCAACCGCCCGGCCAAGGGCACCGGTCCCATCCTGGTTGCGTCGAACCCCACTGCCAACGGCAAGCCGAATTGA
- a CDS encoding DUF6867 family protein, with product MGIYETGSNGLWIFFLVTVLMGGSAARATGGAIASTWRPPWQIFGAALLITFAVRFFHYALFQEPLLSLGNFIIDYIVVATACAWGYRITRVRQMVEQYPWAYERVGVLWWRRRQELPSYPRG from the coding sequence ATGGGCATCTACGAAACCGGCAGCAACGGCCTTTGGATCTTCTTCCTCGTCACGGTGCTGATGGGTGGATCGGCCGCGCGCGCCACCGGGGGCGCCATTGCCTCGACCTGGCGACCACCGTGGCAGATTTTCGGCGCCGCCCTGCTGATCACCTTCGCCGTCCGCTTCTTCCACTACGCTCTGTTTCAGGAGCCATTGCTTTCACTGGGAAATTTCATCATCGATTACATCGTCGTCGCCACCGCCTGCGCCTGGGGCTATCGCATCACCCGAGTGCGCCAGATGGTGGAGCAATACCCATGGGCCTACGAACGCGTCGGTGTGCTGTGGTGGCGCCGGCGCCAGGAGTTGCCTAGCTACCCGCGGGGATGA
- a CDS encoding branched-chain amino acid ABC transporter substrate-binding protein, protein MKSAAVYAALAIAFAALFTGCDSGPERLKMGVAGPMTGTDAAFGAQLKNGVEQAVADINAAGGINGQQIELTVGDDAADPRQGVSVANNFLGEGVRFVVGHFNSGVSMPASEVYVDNGILMITPSSTNPMITERKLWNVFRTCGRDDQQGGVAGKYIADNLKDKKVAIVHDKTTYGKGLADETKKAMNNGGVTEILYEGVGAGEKDFTALVSKLKNAGVEVLYWGGVHTAGGLVLRQMRDQGLNAVFMSGDGIASDEFAAIAGPGAEGTLMTFGPDPQKRPEAKEIIDRFEARKYKPEAYTLYSYAAVQILKQAIEATKSTDPKTVAAYMRTGVVFNTVIGDIAFDDKGDIKQVAYVMYTWIKQPDGRITYVQN, encoded by the coding sequence ATGAAATCAGCAGCCGTTTACGCCGCATTGGCGATCGCATTCGCCGCCCTATTCACCGGCTGCGACAGCGGTCCTGAACGGTTGAAGATGGGCGTCGCGGGCCCCATGACCGGTACCGACGCCGCGTTCGGCGCGCAGTTGAAGAACGGTGTCGAGCAGGCCGTCGCCGACATCAACGCAGCGGGCGGCATCAACGGCCAGCAGATCGAGCTGACGGTCGGCGACGACGCCGCCGATCCGCGCCAGGGCGTATCCGTCGCCAACAACTTCCTCGGCGAGGGCGTGCGCTTCGTCGTCGGCCACTTCAACTCCGGCGTCTCCATGCCGGCGTCGGAAGTCTACGTCGACAACGGCATCCTGATGATCACGCCGTCGTCCACGAACCCGATGATCACCGAGCGCAAGCTGTGGAACGTGTTCCGCACCTGCGGTCGCGACGACCAGCAGGGCGGCGTCGCCGGCAAGTACATCGCCGACAACTTGAAGGACAAGAAGGTCGCCATCGTCCACGACAAGACGACCTACGGAAAGGGCCTCGCCGACGAGACCAAGAAGGCGATGAACAACGGTGGCGTCACCGAGATCCTCTACGAGGGTGTCGGCGCCGGTGAGAAGGACTTCACCGCGCTGGTCTCGAAGCTCAAGAACGCCGGCGTCGAGGTGCTCTACTGGGGCGGCGTGCATACCGCTGGCGGCCTGGTGCTGCGGCAGATGCGCGACCAGGGCCTCAATGCCGTGTTCATGTCGGGCGACGGCATCGCCAGCGACGAGTTCGCCGCCATCGCCGGGCCTGGCGCCGAGGGCACGCTCATGACCTTCGGTCCCGATCCGCAGAAGCGCCCGGAGGCGAAGGAGATCATCGACCGGTTCGAGGCGCGCAAGTACAAGCCCGAGGCCTATACGCTCTACAGCTACGCCGCAGTGCAGATCCTGAAACAGGCGATCGAGGCGACGAAATCGACGGATCCGAAGACGGTCGCCGCCTACATGCGCACCGGCGTCGTGTTCAACACCGTCATCGGCGACATCGCGTTCGACGACAAGGGCGACATCAAGCAGGTCGCCTACGTCATGTACACGTGGATCAAGCAGCCGGACGGCCGCATCACCTACGTGCAGAACTGA
- a CDS encoding ABC transporter ATP-binding protein — translation MRWLRDPLLVVEGLTMRFGGLVAVRDLSFSVGRGDITALIGPNGAGKTTVFNCITGFYKPTSGLMALSTGSPIDAQAVADLTASSRRYVCRDDRMGSDGLFLLERMPDFEIARRARVARTFQNIRLFPGMTVLENLIIAQHNPLMRASGWSLLGLIGAPSYAQAEKAAVDVARYWLDRIGLTSRADDAAGALPYGDQRRLEIARAMCTAPVLLCLDEPAAGLNPRESAALTGLLRGIRDEHATSIVLIEHDMSVVMQVSDHVVVLEYGIRISDGTPESVRNDPRVIAAYLGVEDKDVARVEAEVGL, via the coding sequence ATGCGCTGGTTGCGCGACCCGCTGCTCGTCGTCGAGGGCCTGACGATGCGTTTCGGCGGGCTCGTCGCCGTGCGCGATCTCTCCTTCTCCGTCGGCCGCGGCGACATCACCGCGCTCATCGGCCCCAACGGCGCCGGCAAGACGACCGTCTTCAACTGCATCACCGGCTTTTACAAACCGACCAGCGGCCTGATGGCGCTGTCGACCGGCAGTCCCATCGATGCGCAAGCCGTCGCCGACCTCACCGCCTCGAGCCGCCGCTACGTGTGCCGCGACGACCGCATGGGCAGCGACGGGCTGTTCCTGCTCGAGCGCATGCCGGACTTCGAGATTGCGCGGCGCGCGCGTGTCGCCCGCACCTTCCAGAACATCCGTCTGTTCCCCGGCATGACCGTTCTGGAGAACCTCATCATCGCCCAGCACAATCCGCTGATGCGGGCGTCGGGATGGTCGCTGCTCGGTCTCATCGGCGCGCCCAGCTACGCGCAGGCGGAAAAGGCGGCGGTCGACGTTGCCCGCTACTGGCTCGACCGTATCGGCCTGACGAGCCGCGCCGACGACGCGGCCGGCGCGCTGCCCTATGGCGACCAGCGGCGCCTCGAGATCGCGCGCGCCATGTGCACCGCTCCGGTGCTCTTGTGCCTCGATGAGCCCGCCGCGGGCCTCAACCCGCGCGAAAGCGCGGCGCTGACCGGCCTGTTGCGCGGCATTCGCGACGAGCACGCGACGTCGATCGTGCTGATCGAGCACGACATGTCTGTGGTGATGCAGGTCTCCGACCACGTCGTCGTGCTGGAGTACGGCATACGCATCTCCGACGGTACGCCCGAGAGCGTGAGGAACGACCCGCGCGTCATCGCCGCCTACCTCGGCGTCGAGGACAAGGACGTCGCCCGCGTCGAGGCGGAGGTCGGCCTATGA
- a CDS encoding DUF1476 domain-containing protein, with amino-acid sequence MTTFDDREKGFEKKFALDQDLKFRAESRRNKLLAEWAAAKLGITGDALPDYVRSVVKADLEEKGDEDVFRKLHNDFAAAGVTVSDTEIRAAMGDLLAKAVADIEASR; translated from the coding sequence ATGACCACTTTTGACGATCGCGAGAAGGGCTTTGAGAAGAAATTCGCTCTGGATCAAGACCTTAAGTTCCGCGCCGAGTCCCGGCGGAACAAGCTCCTGGCGGAGTGGGCGGCAGCCAAGCTCGGAATCACGGGCGATGCGCTGCCGGACTACGTCCGCTCGGTGGTCAAGGCCGACCTTGAGGAGAAGGGCGACGAGGACGTTTTCCGCAAGCTGCACAACGACTTCGCTGCGGCCGGCGTGACGGTATCGGACACCGAGATCCGCGCCGCCATGGGCGATCTCCTGGCCAAGGCGGTGGCCGATATCGAGGCGTCGCGCTGA
- the purS gene encoding phosphoribosylformylglycinamidine synthase subunit PurS — MKARIRITLKNGVLDPQGKAIQNALSALGITGVADVRQGKYIEVELAETSEDAAKATVERMCKDLLANSVIENYAYELQRA, encoded by the coding sequence ATGAAAGCCCGCATCCGCATCACCCTGAAGAACGGCGTGCTCGACCCGCAGGGCAAGGCCATCCAGAACGCGCTCTCGGCGCTCGGCATCACCGGCGTCGCCGACGTGCGCCAGGGCAAGTACATCGAGGTCGAGCTCGCCGAGACGAGCGAGGACGCGGCCAAGGCGACGGTCGAGCGGATGTGCAAGGACCTGCTCGCCAACAGCGTGATCGAGAACTACGCCTACGAGTTGCAGCGCGCCTGA